The Chroicocephalus ridibundus chromosome 4, bChrRid1.1, whole genome shotgun sequence genome contains the following window.
TCTTATTTCAGTCTTGGCAAGCGCTGGGTTCGGCTATGGGAGAAGCAGCAAACTTCATGCTGCTCAGAGGCCCTGCTCGTACAGACTAAGATGGCAAAAGCTTAGGTCCTGTGCTTTGTGGGTTCAACAGGACCAGGAGGGTTATGATGTAgtgatttaaatgtttttgtcATTAAAACCAGAACTCACCAGAATAGATCAACAGAGAGGGTGCCACTCCTATAGAAAATGCCCTGATGCTTCAACAGATGTAGTTCAAACAAAATGCcatcttcctctgcctttcatCCAGAGATTCAGGGAAGGGTAGAATTTCCtggatttccctgcaaaagggtagGGATTAAGAATcactttttaaatacttctgttaGAAGTTGCAAAGGGACTCTTTGAGTGTGATCGGTTTCTTTTCTCCACTCTAGCTTGAGTCAGGATTGTCAAATGATTCTGAGCAGTATCAAAGGAGAAGAGCACCTGTCTGCAGCATGCTGCTTCTAGTAACTCACTCCGAACATGTGATCTGGAATGAAGTATGAATGGTGTGTCATGCAGACCACTATTTCCTAGAAAACAAACTCTGAAGTTACTGAAAATTGACTTGCAAAAACCATGCTGCTTCCAGTGCCACCACGCACTTTTCTTGTTGTCTATGGTCCAAGAGTGGTGTCTCTCTTATCAAAGACTCAGCCCAGGTCTCCCTTCCCAGATCCCCGCTCCAGACATACATTGGGCTGGACACTGGGCAGACATAAACTGGGAGACAGTCCCAAGCCCCAAAGAGTTTACtatctcaataaaaaaaaatgtagacaaaGGATGGTGCAAAAGATGCCGGCACACATGCTTGAAGACAAGAATGTGtcagtggttgaggttggaaaagagcctCAGTCATCTGATTTCTGTCCCAGTGATTTCATCACCACCCTTCACTGTCCATCTGCATCAAAGTCTGGCAATTCCAGGCACTGTATCGATGAATTCTAGTAGGTTACTGGGcttatttgtttaaaacaaaacataaaaaaggtTTTTTATCTCCAAGATCAGAACTATCACAGAAATGCAAGGTAAAGTGCTGTTTTAAAAACTGGTTCCCAGAAGTAAACAGCCACACCTGTGTATTTAATACTGTCTGGTCCAATCCTCAGATCTTTATTCTGAGTAAGCCTAGCCTCCTAATCCTCATGTATTAGAAggtttatttgtgtttttaaggCTGTTggacttttgttttctttccgtGCTGAGTGGAAAGATACTGGCTCATTATTCCTGAGAGGCTAGGTCTGATTCTGTTACCTTGCTCCTTTTACAACTATGTAAAGCTGATGTGAAACACTACTATTCTGAACTAATTGGCACTTCATAGTCacacagcactgccaaaaatgGCTAGTTTGACATAGGGCAGTGGAGAAGCAGACCtttgagatagatagataggtaggtaggtaggtagatagatagatttAATCAGAGGCAATAAAAATTCAATGATACAATTCTCCACTTATGGGCAAATGTCTTTTAGATTCTTTCAAAATAACCTTATTAAAATATATCTGCTATTAACAGAAATTATGCAGGAGTGTAATTTATTCTCTCTCCAGAATTAAGACATTTTAATGTAACtgatattttaatcaaaatatcccgttttaaaatctcttctctgctttctcttatGGCTTTTGCAGTTTTGGACaatctgagatttttctttgttgGTATTACAGCTAGAAAAAAGCAATGGCAGCAGCATCTCTAGTGAAATAGGAATCATTCACATGTGTCAAAGCACATAAAAGAGTTTTGATCAGTTCAACACTTTACCTaggtattttctttaattatagaAAATTTTAGCTGCCATTATGTAACAGCATGTGATATCACTTCATAAAATCCTCACTCCTTTCCCCCAGCCCATTCAGATCCTAGGAAGAAGAGAAATTCTGTTGTAAAATTTAAGTAAGAAGATTAAGAACCACTAAATAATGGCAGAGCAATCCATCGGTTTGATTAGTGTTCATGCCATTATTagtgaaataaaaagagacagccttattttcaaagatgttAGAACATGTAGGAGTTCATAGTTTTCACTAGATTTTACCAGCGTTGCTCATCTCTGGATTTGACAAGCTATCATGTTAGGCATGATGGCTGATCTCTGTTGGCCTGTGATGGTGGGCCAGAGAACACTCTTTTATTGACCCCTTTGGCATGAATGAACGCTGGTCTCCTTAGAAAAACATACTCGCTGAATTTGGTGCTATTGGATTTTGTTTACAGGTTCCTAGATCTTTTATCAgataattaacaaagaaaaatattcagaatgaaaaaagggGTGGGGGCAATATAAACCGGGGATCACAAACATAAATCTGTGCCAGTGATACATTACGCATTCATCTGTGGCAAGCTGCTGAACTGCTGCGTCCCAAGCAACTGCAGGTGATAAATCTATCAGAGATGGGTGCCAGTGAATGAATTGTCAGGCCTGATTCTCAGGCATTCCTGCATTTCTTCGGATCAGCCAAGGCACTGGGGAACTGTAACGGCACCTTTATTAAAGCGCTGCTCTCCATTGTCTTCTCCTTTCAGACTGTGCAGATCttcttctaaaacagaaaaaacaagggCCTTTCAATATTGAAGCATAGAATGACTAAAGAGCACTTTATTTCCCAAATATAAAACAGGTTTTAGGATTAGACAGTCattcaacagagaaaaaaaaaaattaaattgcagaaGAAATACTGGCATTCTTTCTGTCACTAACAATGCTCAGGCATGGTTTTATGAAATCTTGAAAGCACTTCCACAACTTCCAAAGCTGAAAAGCATTCAGGAACATGCCCATCCCTGGGAAAGGTCTCTGGATGTTGTTAAATACAGATAGAAGGAAGCAAAAGCTTCACGTTTATTTAGCAGGTGCTTCCTGCTCTGTTGAACTGTGGACTAAAAGTTCTCAATTCCCCTCTGAAGCCAAGGTGTGCACACACAACGGCTACCAGCAAGAGAGATCATGGGTGTGATGTTCTCCACGGATAACACTGCTAGCATGTACCACTGCAGAGAACTTAAATGTCCTGTCAGAATTGGTTATTTCTTCCCTTCAATACAGCAAAACATCACTTTTCAAAATACTTGCTGTGCAAGGTCAGCCTGAAGGTTGTCCTAAGCAGGAAAAACTTACTCAGGAGAGATATTCATATACAACAAGAGGAGAATTGCATTTTGAGTCAACATAAAGAAAGGGGCATTCTTCACAGACCCCGTAGAATTCAAAATGATTTTTTACCCCTCTCTGCTTCTTATCTGTGAGTGCTACCTGACCTAATGGTATGTCAgcatttccttctgctgctcgAATTCTCAAGGCTCTACGACTCTGTGGTGAAAATCTGCTCCGGGCTGAAATGAAGCAGACATGCTGAGGCTGCTAGGAACATTTTCCTGAGTACTTGGTGCAAGATGCCTTTTGTTTCTCGTTTTACTCATATTCAGACAATTGGGGTACTAACCTCTATTTAATTAAGCTTTGAGTGTTAACAATATCATACACAAACTGACTTTGACCACTTAAAAGACTCTTAAACCTATTTTTCAGGGAGACTGTTGATATACTAAAGTCAGTAACATTAAAATGAAAGCATATAGAACCTGTACACATTTATCTAGGATCACAACGCACATGACAAACATCAGCTGGtattttttaaacctgttttacagatggggaaactgcaTGGAGAAATTTCCCTGTTAACAGGAGAATCTGATAAAAAGATACCCGCAGTCCTGCTTCTCAATTTCCCTAACCTCCAGACTGTTTGCCTTCCAGATAACTATTTATATTAGACATTGACTTCAGCACATATATTAGATCATCACGTAGCAATGCTATGATAGCCTGAAGCATTTAGGGAAAGGtcctgtcatttttttaaatctctgataATGGCTAGGTTCTGATCTCTTTGGAAACAAAGTTGGACTTGAAAAGCAGAAGAGCCTGTTTGCTTCTGTATTCTTCCAAACTTCTTTACTCTTATTGGCCAAAcactggcagaggctgcccagagaggctgtgggatctccagCCTCAGAGGTATTCAGACCTGGACTGGACaagaccctgagcaacctggtccaacCTTGAAGTTGTACCAAACGTCCTCCAGAGGGCCATTCCAatctaaacaattctgtgattttattctCTGCCAGTTTCTCTACGTTCTATTAAATAGCTCACCTCAAAACATGGCAAATCCTTCTTTTGACTGTGTTTGCTAATAGGGAAGGTCACGTCTAATTCTGCAGTAGTCTacccaggaaagaaacagaaggaactTCTTAATTGCAGGAGAGCTTTGGTAGCTTGAAGCATAAGTTATTTTTACCTGGTCTAGTCCTGTGGCAACAATCTCTTTTAGATTATTGCACTGCATTTACTGGCAACAGACAATTAGAAGAAACTAGTTCTTTTTAACCCCTATTTTGGCTACACTGCTGAAAAAGGGATATTATGAATAACAGGTCACTATAAgaatatttgaatattattttaattaccacAGTTGCTCATGCTCATAAAGACAGTGAAATAATATCATATGTAACGTCTCTTGTGAAGGTGACACACAAGACAAACAGGAAGATAAGAGATGTAGGGAGTGAAATGGAAAGAGGTATTACCATTACTGTACCACTCCAACACACAACGAGAATTCTTAGATGTACGCGAACTACTTAACTGATTACGGGAGGACTGAGCAGAGGAACTGTGGTTACAAGGGTTGTGAATTTTGGCCTGACTGACCCCCTCAATTATCCTGGAATACAACCAAGAGATCTCCTTTAGGCTGAGGAAAGcctgagaaaagcagaaactgaagcagaaattgAAGCAGAAGAGGCAAATGCTCCTAAGACAAACACTCACTGACTTTGGGGTCTGCTACCACCTCCACTGTAATGATTAACCAAATTGTAATCcaacattctttaaaaataattacctaGTTCTAGTACAAGTCTTACGTTGTAATGAGAATCTCTTCAAGAAAACCTTGTCTTCTAAAATTCAATAGATCTGTCTCCTTTTGGATCAGTTGACAGGCATACCTGAaacctctttcttcccctcccagccccctgcccctgaAACATCTGGAGAAGGGAACTGAGAACAGAGATGTTTAATCTAGGAGAGCTTGGTTTGCTATGTGACTGTTCCTCAACCTGTCCCTGGGATTTGGTAACAAAGTCTGACGGTACCAAGCAGGACTGTCCCTTGCTGTAAAGCCCAACTGAGACTACCACTAGTATTTACTAGTACCTTCCTGAGATCTGAAATACCACAACTGTCACTaagctgggagcaggaggtgaCCCCATACCACTGACACAATGCTGCAAAAAGACTTGCATGACAGTTGTCCTAGAAGGTGTGCTCTATCTTTAAGACCAGGAAGTAACAGAAGATCAAGTTCAGGAAGGTAGAATTTCAATATGTCCTTAACCTTAAATCCCACAGAAAGCTCTGAGATTTAAATGCTTGCTTGCTTAAATTTACACTCACACTAAAGTGCTATCTGTATAGGAATGGATGTTAGCACGTACTTATATACTGCTCTCCTCTGAGTTTGAATGTTAGGCTGTCTTTGCAGGTGAGACTTGGCATCTTAAGGCCACAGGAAGAAGGCTTGGCATTATCTTTAGTTTTAATACAGCTCTTGTCTCTCCCTGATGCTTCAGAATCAAAGCCACTGTATATTTACCTACTGTTTAACATTTCTCTCATATCTTTCTTTTCACAGTATGTGGCATTtgcctccctcttcttcattctgGTCTCCATCACCACCTTCTGCCTCGAGACCCACGAGAGATTTAACCCCATTGTGAACAAGACAGAAACTGAATTCATCGGGAATGACACCCAGGTGCGGCACTACAGGGAAGCAGAGACTGAAGCCTTTCTCACCTACATCGAAGGTGTCTGTGTGGTCTGGTTTACATTTGAGTTCTTGATGAGAGTCACTTTCTGCCCAAACAAGGTGGAATTTATCAAAAACTCTTTGAACATCATTGACTTTGTGGCCATACTGCCTTTCTATCTAGAGGTTGGACTCAGTGGCCTGTCTTCCAAAGCTGCTAAGGATGTCCTGGGCTTCCTCCGCGTAGTCCGTTTCGTACGAATCCTGCGAATTTTCAAGCTGACCCGCCACTTCGTTGGGTTGCGGGTCTTGGGACACACCCTCCGCGCCAGCACAAACGAATTCTTGCTGCTCATCATATTTTTGGCATTGGGCGTCTTAATCTTTGCCACGATGATCTATTATGCCGAGAGAATAGGTGCTAAACCAAATGACCCTAGTGCCAGTgaacacacacactttaaaaatatcCCCATCGGCTTTTGGTGGGCTGTTGTCACCATGACGACCCTGGGCTACGGAGACATGTATCCTCAGACTTGGTCAGGCATGCTGGTGGGGGCCCTCTGTGCTCTCGCTGGTGTGCTGACCATTGCCATGCCTGTCCCTGTCATTGTGAACAATTTCGGAATGTATTACTCCTTAGCTATGGCTAAGCAGAAgctaccaaagaaaaaaaagaagcatatcCCGAGGCCACCCCAGCTGGGATCCCCCAATTATTGTAAATCTGTCGTAAACTCTCCACACCACAGTACTCAGAGCGACACTTGCCCACTGGCCCAAGAAGAAATTTTAGAAATTAACAGAGCAGGTAGGAAACCTCTTAGAGGAATGTCCATCTGACCGTTAACCTCCATCCCGCGTAGTGATTTAAGATTCAGCCAGACTGCTTTCTTAGAGCAATGGGTAGCACATTTATCCATTCTAGTCCCACCATCACACAGTGAATAATATGTGTGAAGTCTAGGTTGCAGGGACAAATGGTACAGTGGAGGCTGATCAGCAAAACTAAGCATGAGAGCACGCTCTAGGAGCCCAAACTTTGGTCCTGGTTAAGGGCATACAAGTCTCAAGATATTTTGAAGAGCTGTTACATCTAGTGGAAGAATTTTGAGAGTTCTACAGCTATGTTGCTGGACTGTGTAATGCATCTCAGAGGCTCCTGAGAGCTGAATGCTCCATAGAGCAGAGTAGGAGCCAAGTACTCAGCAATTACAGAGTTTTCTGACAAAACAGGGCTGGAATTTGAAACAGCCAGATGCTTTCTCATTTGTTCCCATTTGGGACCTTTCAGCTGTTTTAAATGGCAGATATTGTACATCTCATTACAGAAACTAGGTGCCTAGTAAGTTGAAGGGACAACTATACCATCATGCATATTCATGAGACAATCCCGTCTCTTTCTGATGATTAACTGCAAAGTAGAACAACAGCTCAAATTCTTGACACTAATGCAAAATGACTCACTCTGAGACAAGACTAGATGTAAGGATGTTTATTCCATGGCATGCAAATCAATCTATTCTATAATATTCCACTAGAATTTAGCATTTAGAACTATGAAGAGTTTTGAACCACATTTTCTAAAACATGCTCCTTTTGCAAGTATGGGTTGGTGAGTTACAGCTCTTTCAACCTTCTAGCAGCAAAGGTCAACTGGAAAAGGTCTGACTGGTCATTACTGGCCAGTTTGGCCTGAACAGTGATCACctcttattcttatttttaattacactgaTTCATGTTAGTAATGAAACCAGAGCAAAATTAATCATACTAATTCTactgggagggggggagggaaatggaaaaaatactagTCACCATGGAATATATTATAATGTCCCATGGCTAGTGGTTAATTATGGGAATATCTCAGTTTTATGAGAATCCTCCTATAGCATATAAAGTTACGGGGCTCCAATTTGATTATTTAAACCCCATAATCTACCTCTATCTATGGAATATCACGATTTATTCTATGGAGGAATTTCAAAGTAGATAACCATGTTGAAAACAAAGCCAACTACATTTTTGGCAGATATTCCAGCCAAGTTGCATGGTTGACATTCTTCAGCCTATTCAGAATATCCCCCTGTGTTGTATTAGATAGAACAGATTGCCAGTCAAGTGATTTTAACTGACATGTAGTCaaaaagagatgttttgaaaGAGCTAGCATATACCTATGATGGTCTTGTGTTAtcatttttttactttaaagaaaaatctaatttgttACTCATTGTGAGTGAGGTATTCTCTCATCATCTCATAGCCATGCATGTTGATGTCATTGTGAGAGGCACAAAGAAAGTGAGACTTTCCTTTGTGTGTGACTTCACCAATGCCAATGCTAATTTTGGAGGGGAAGAGCTGGTGGGAACCTTTCCGTTTTctattctcttttctctccttttcttgcttcttttcccttttgtgcAACTATGTAAAATCCATTCAGAAGGTaaatagctttcatttttctgttaaaggCTATTCCATTGCAACAGGCCAATCACAATTCACGTGACTGATAGACTGTATCTTTCTTATTGTATCTTTGACGCATAAGCGTATGGTTTTATCATCCATCCCCCTCAGGTTGCAAATGCTTATCACAACTCATATCCAAGCAGCAAACTTCTCATAAGTAGATGTCTTTGTGGCATCACATATGAAGAGGGAAACAGGGCACAAACAATATTGTGTGTGAGCAATATGCCAACTACCCAATTGTAATGTGCAAGAGATGCCAGACTCTTGAGTACTTTACCAGTCAGCTACAGAGTGACTTTCTTCTCAGAAATCCCTTGCTTTATAAAGTTCCTTCCATTACCTACCCTGGTCCTCTCTGGGTAATAGAGGACTAAGAACTCTACGAGTTCAGTGCAATTCCACACCGGTATCCTGAGAATACGTGTAATTTTGGTTCATTGTGGAACTGTTTTGCCACCATCAGTGCTCTAAAATCAGCTGTTGCCACAATATCCATGAAGTATTGATAGTAACAGCAACTTATCTATTTCTGCAATAATTAAGAGAgactatttttatatatgtatactagcatatatattttaagaaGTAACAAAGCACACTTATACTTCAGCTAACAAAATGGACTCGGTAACACTGTTGCTGGAGTTCCA
Protein-coding sequences here:
- the KCNC1 gene encoding potassium voltage-gated channel subfamily C member 1 isoform X5, translating into MGQGDESDRIVINVGGTRHQTYRSTLRTLPGTRLAWIAEPDAHSHFDYDPRTDEFFFDRHPGVFAHILNYYRTGKLHCPADVCGPLYEEELAFWGIDETDVEPCCWMTYRQHRDAEEALDSFGGAPLDSSAEDGDIDGTGDSGDGEEELEMTKRLALSDSPDGRSGGFWRRWQPRIWALFEDPYSSRYARYVAFASLFFILVSITTFCLETHERFNPIVNKTETEFIGNDTQVRHYREAETEAFLTYIEGVCVVWFTFEFLMRVTFCPNKVEFIKNSLNIIDFVAILPFYLEVGLSGLSSKAAKDVLGFLRVVRFVRILRIFKLTRHFVGLRVLGHTLRASTNEFLLLIIFLALGVLIFATMIYYAERIGAKPNDPSASEHTHFKNIPIGFWWAVVTMTTLGYGDMYPQTWSGMLVGALCALAGVLTIAMPVPVIVNNFGMYYSLAMAKQKLPKKKKKHIPRPPQLGSPNYCKSVVNSPHHSTQSDTCPLAQEEILEINRAGKHLQLNTEQNLSSRLCARLNVSGPLTIHEDYIIHEAAAVQRGLSIKDAFFYTCRRQENL
- the KCNC1 gene encoding potassium voltage-gated channel subfamily C member 1 isoform X6, coding for MGQGDESDRIVINVGGTRHQTYRSTLRTLPGTRLAWIAEPDAHSHFDYDPRTDEFFFDRHPGVFAHILNYYRTGKLHCPADVCGPLYEEELAFWGIDETDVEPCCWMTYRQHRDAEEALDSFGGAPLDSSAEDGDIDGTGDSGDGEEELEMTKRLALSDSPDGRSGGFWRRWQPRIWALFEDPYSSRYARYVAFASLFFILVSITTFCLETHERFNPIVNKTETEFIGNDTQVRHYREAETEAFLTYIEGVCVVWFTFEFLMRVTFCPNKVEFIKNSLNIIDFVAILPFYLEVGLSGLSSKAAKDVLGFLRVVRFVRILRIFKLTRHFVGLRVLGHTLRASTNEFLLLIIFLALGVLIFATMIYYAERIGAKPNDPSASEHTHFKNIPIGFWWAVVTMTTLGYGDMYPQTWSGMLVGALCALAGVLTIAMPVPVIVNNFGMYYSLAMAKQKLPKKKKKHIPRPPQLGSPNYCKSVVNSPHHSTQSDTCPLAQEEILEINRADLCKESPVIAKYMPTEAVRVT
- the KCNC1 gene encoding potassium voltage-gated channel subfamily C member 1 isoform X4, which produces MGQGDESDRIVINVGGTRHQTYRSTLRTLPGTRLAWIAEPDAHSHFDYDPRTDEFFFDRHPGVFAHILNYYRTGKLHCPADVCGPLYEEELAFWGIDETDVEPCCWMTYRQHRDAEEALDSFGGAPLDSSAEDGDIDGTGDSGDGEEELEMTKRLALSDSPDGRSGGFWRRWQPRIWALFEDPYSSRYARYVAFASLFFILVSITTFCLETHERFNPIVNKTETEFIGNDTQVRHYREAETEAFLTYIEGVCVVWFTFEFLMRVTFCPNKVEFIKNSLNIIDFVAILPFYLEVGLSGLSSKAAKDVLGFLRVVRFVRILRIFKLTRHFVGLRVLGHTLRASTNEFLLLIIFLALGVLIFATMIYYAERIGAKPNDPSASEHTHFKNIPIGFWWAVVTMTTLGYGDMYPQTWSGMLVGALCALAGVLTIAMPVPVIVNNFGMYYSLAMAKQKLPKKKKKHIPRPPQLGSPNYCKSVVNSPHHSTQSDTCPLAQEEILEINRADSKLNGEVAKAALANEDCPHIDQAITPDEGLPFTRSGTRERYGPCFLLSTGEYPCPPDGGIRKGYNHVAACRINYIA
- the KCNC1 gene encoding potassium voltage-gated channel subfamily C member 1 isoform X2, which gives rise to MGQGDESDRIVINVGGTRHQTYRSTLRTLPGTRLAWIAEPDAHSHFDYDPRTDEFFFDRHPGVFAHILNYYRTGKLHCPADVCGPLYEEELAFWGIDETDVEPCCWMTYRQHRDAEEALDSFGGAPLDSSAEDGDIDGTGDSGDGEEELEMTKRLALSDSPDGRSGGFWRRWQPRIWALFEDPYSSRYARYVAFASLFFILVSITTFCLETHERFNPIVNKTETEFIGNDTQVRHYREAETEAFLTYIEGVCVVWFTFEFLMRVTFCPNKVEFIKNSLNIIDFVAILPFYLEVGLSGLSSKAAKDVLGFLRVVRFVRILRIFKLTRHFVGLRVLGHTLRASTNEFLLLIIFLALGVLIFATMIYYAERIGAKPNDPSASEHTHFKNIPIGFWWAVVTMTTLGYGDMYPQTWSGMLVGALCALAGVLTIAMPVPVIVNNFGMYYSLAMAKQKLPKKKKKHIPRPPQLGSPNYCKSVVNSPHHSTQSDTCPLAQEEILEINRADSKLNGEVAKAALANEDCPHIDQAITPDEGLPFTRSGTRERYGPCFLLSTGEYPCPPDGGIRKGYEMSRSLNSIAGISGKAIGLSSVSAPYSSPSPVRRSWSPIPSIL
- the KCNC1 gene encoding potassium voltage-gated channel subfamily C member 1 isoform X3, with translation MGQGDESDRIVINVGGTRHQTYRSTLRTLPGTRLAWIAEPDAHSHFDYDPRTDEFFFDRHPGVFAHILNYYRTGKLHCPADVCGPLYEEELAFWGIDETDVEPCCWMTYRQHRDAEEALDSFGGAPLDSSAEDGDIDGTGDSGDGEEELEMTKRLALSDSPDGRSGGFWRRWQPRIWALFEDPYSSRYARYVAFASLFFILVSITTFCLETHERFNPIVNKTETEFIGNDTQVRHYREAETEAFLTYIEGVCVVWFTFEFLMRVTFCPNKVEFIKNSLNIIDFVAILPFYLEVGLSGLSSKAAKDVLGFLRVVRFVRILRIFKLTRHFVGLRVLGHTLRASTNEFLLLIIFLALGVLIFATMIYYAERIGAKPNDPSASEHTHFKNIPIGFWWAVVTMTTLGYGDMYPQTWSGMLVGALCALAGVLTIAMPVPVIVNNFGMYYSLAMAKQKLPKKKKKHIPRPPQLGSPNYCKSVVNSPHHSTQSDTCPLAQEEILEINRADSKLNGEVAKAALANEDCPHIDQAITPDEGLPFTRSGTRERYGPCFLLSTGEYPCPPDGGIRKDLCKESPVIAKYMPTEAVRVT